A section of the Arabiibacter massiliensis genome encodes:
- the rlmH gene encoding 23S rRNA (pseudouridine(1915)-N(3))-methyltransferase RlmH, with product MRFTVVAVGKLKERFWTDACAEYLKRLQPYAKTEVREVADVDPARAGGVAAAREREGAAVLAALTASSHVVLLAIEGKERSSEGLAQRLDELKLRGTSDIAFVVGGSDGVSDAVRARADETLSFGKITLPHNLARVVLLEQLYRAQKISRGEPYHK from the coding sequence ATGAGGTTCACCGTCGTGGCGGTGGGGAAGCTGAAGGAGCGCTTCTGGACGGACGCGTGCGCCGAGTACCTGAAGCGCCTGCAGCCCTACGCGAAGACCGAGGTGCGCGAGGTAGCCGACGTGGACCCCGCGCGCGCCGGCGGGGTGGCGGCCGCGCGCGAGCGGGAGGGGGCCGCCGTGCTGGCGGCGCTGACGGCGTCGTCGCACGTGGTGCTGCTGGCCATCGAGGGGAAGGAGCGCTCGAGCGAGGGGCTGGCGCAGCGGCTGGACGAGCTGAAGCTGCGCGGCACGAGCGACATCGCGTTCGTGGTGGGCGGCTCCGACGGTGTGAGCGACGCCGTGCGCGCCCGCGCCGACGAGACGCTCTCGTTCGGCAAGATCACCCTGCCCCACAACCTCGCCCGCGTGGTGCTTTTGGAGCAACTCTACCGAGCCCAAAAAATCTCCCGCGGCGAACCGTA
- a CDS encoding extracellular solute-binding protein: MKLTKKALSVALAAALACVLASCGGAGGTGGAAGGDAPGSGSTEKKQVTINVKCPPMAMAFDEEHADAEVIDMLQAAGEAFCAQYEGADVTINYTKFPYVEEKEYIIDMFGTPEAADVVFAGPFNVPTYIHEGRVAPLDDMIDNELRADIDDAIWEQCSSGGQTYVMPFYQLQNTYLVRADLMREAGLDKYIPADGQIAQWSTDEFNEILQALKASMGGDASFPLAMFAADNQGDTHTMTLLRAYGCDFYDETGHFNLNTPEGIKALQWIADLNEQGIIPRGAENMDFSSNIKLFESGQEAIVPGNKTILNNERNLGLDVFLANFPSMDGDGLATTFLSGFTVFDNDDADKVQVAKDFVRFVYDHDEYLQYGIAGTPVNKSYVEKRKGDVELIEAYSQNSENTVDFLHNTPNWEAVRAAFYPNMQDLLRGTKTPEEVAAAIDETCNAAIDEGFAAVEANKKK; the protein is encoded by the coding sequence ATGAAACTGACGAAGAAGGCGCTCTCGGTGGCGCTTGCGGCCGCGCTGGCCTGCGTGCTGGCATCGTGCGGCGGTGCGGGCGGCACGGGCGGCGCGGCGGGTGGGGACGCCCCGGGTTCCGGCTCGACCGAGAAGAAGCAGGTGACCATCAACGTCAAGTGCCCGCCCATGGCCATGGCCTTCGACGAGGAGCACGCCGATGCCGAGGTGATCGACATGCTGCAGGCGGCCGGCGAGGCGTTCTGCGCCCAGTACGAGGGCGCCGACGTCACCATCAACTACACGAAGTTCCCCTACGTGGAAGAGAAGGAGTACATCATCGATATGTTCGGCACGCCCGAGGCGGCCGACGTGGTGTTCGCGGGCCCCTTCAACGTGCCCACCTATATCCATGAGGGACGCGTTGCTCCGCTCGACGACATGATAGACAACGAGCTGCGCGCCGACATCGACGACGCCATCTGGGAGCAGTGCTCGTCGGGCGGCCAAACCTACGTGATGCCGTTCTACCAGCTGCAGAACACTTACCTGGTGCGTGCCGACCTCATGCGCGAGGCGGGGCTCGACAAGTACATCCCCGCCGACGGGCAGATCGCGCAATGGTCCACCGACGAGTTCAACGAGATCCTCCAGGCGCTGAAGGCCTCCATGGGCGGCGATGCCAGCTTCCCGCTGGCCATGTTCGCGGCCGACAACCAGGGCGACACGCATACCATGACGCTGCTGCGCGCCTATGGCTGCGACTTCTACGACGAGACGGGCCACTTCAACCTGAACACGCCCGAGGGCATCAAGGCGCTCCAGTGGATAGCCGATCTGAACGAGCAGGGCATCATCCCGCGCGGGGCCGAGAACATGGATTTCTCCAGCAACATCAAGCTGTTCGAGAGCGGCCAGGAGGCCATCGTGCCCGGCAACAAGACCATCCTGAACAACGAGCGCAACCTGGGGCTGGATGTGTTCCTGGCCAACTTCCCCAGCATGGACGGCGACGGCCTGGCCACCACGTTCTTGAGCGGCTTCACCGTGTTCGACAACGACGATGCCGACAAGGTGCAGGTGGCGAAGGACTTCGTGCGCTTCGTCTACGACCACGACGAGTACCTGCAGTACGGCATTGCCGGCACGCCGGTGAACAAGTCGTATGTGGAGAAGCGCAAGGGCGACGTGGAGCTTATCGAGGCGTACAGCCAGAACTCCGAAAACACGGTGGACTTCCTGCACAACACGCCGAACTGGGAGGCCGTGCGCGCGGCGTTCTACCCGAACATGCAGGACCTGCTGCGCGGCACCAAGACGCCCGAGGAAGTGGCCGCCGCCATCGATGAGACGTGCAACGCCGCCATCGACGAGGGCTTCGCCGCCGTCGAGGCCAACAAGAAGAAGTAA
- a CDS encoding hybrid sensor histidine kinase/response regulator, whose product MIARARATLGSRFLAYAAIFAVAAALLGGGYWLYQQSVADAVGGTTSSFMAQVAEHDAQGIRNQMNGKWDYLEALSERIRLNREENISDISYMLGIERRASAFEQLYLITEGGTVYADSYLKADLGSMPWGGLYETQDDRFAQRYDLEEPEIWGEYLLYGVKLDAPIACAGELVEGVVGLVPLSNIESSMQFESFDGEGVAMVIQSSGDVVTAGRYSNSIHGNNYFKSIEGATFLSGSYADCVQAVEQRENAFVEYRGADGRFYAALAPIEGSDWYLVVKVSSAVTTKQVGELMARSLLFFALAGIVLAAVLVVVYRSVQNARIARESEKAKSAFLANMSHEIRTPLNGLVGLQYLMRQNLGDKAKVAEYLDQADVSAEYLKSVITDVLDMSKIESGQMELYPQPFDLGSMLRDIDVLIGSQAKARNLSFAIDAGGVQAPRVVGDEMRIKQSIVNLLGNSLKFTPEGGAITLCALQTPATEGFITTFTVSDTGCGMSPEFLERIWEPFEQERRTASRNGTGLGTALTKVLVEKMGGTISVKSQLGQGSTFTIDVPLPLAEEQDDTAARSHEGRDEVTLEGMRVLVAEDNDVNRMIIEDILADEGCDVTAVCDGRQAVDAFVDSDLDAFGVVLLDLQMPVMTGYEAAEAIRALDRPDGARVPILALTANAFHEDVEHAKRCGIDEVVTKPLDVGLLLDKLKVVDDAAKRADGGRAGQADASPAAPVDKEEPR is encoded by the coding sequence ATGATCGCGCGGGCGCGGGCCACTCTGGGAAGCCGCTTCCTCGCCTACGCGGCTATCTTCGCCGTGGCCGCCGCGCTGCTGGGCGGGGGCTACTGGCTGTACCAGCAGAGCGTGGCCGACGCGGTGGGCGGCACCACGTCGTCGTTCATGGCCCAGGTGGCCGAGCACGACGCGCAGGGCATCCGCAATCAGATGAATGGCAAATGGGACTACCTCGAGGCCCTGAGCGAGCGCATCCGGCTCAACCGCGAGGAGAACATCTCCGACATCTCGTACATGCTGGGCATCGAACGGCGCGCCTCGGCGTTCGAGCAGCTGTACCTGATCACCGAAGGCGGCACGGTGTACGCCGACTCGTATTTGAAGGCGGACCTCGGCAGCATGCCGTGGGGCGGTCTCTACGAAACGCAGGACGATCGCTTCGCGCAGCGCTACGACCTGGAAGAACCCGAGATATGGGGCGAGTACCTGCTGTACGGCGTGAAGCTGGACGCGCCCATCGCCTGCGCCGGCGAGCTTGTCGAGGGCGTGGTGGGCCTGGTTCCGCTGTCGAACATCGAGAGCAGCATGCAGTTCGAGAGCTTCGACGGCGAGGGCGTGGCGATGGTCATCCAGTCGTCGGGCGACGTGGTGACGGCGGGGCGCTACTCCAACAGCATCCACGGCAACAACTACTTCAAAAGCATCGAGGGCGCCACGTTCCTGAGCGGCTCCTACGCCGATTGCGTGCAGGCGGTGGAGCAGCGCGAGAACGCGTTCGTGGAATACCGGGGTGCCGACGGGCGATTCTATGCCGCGCTCGCGCCCATCGAGGGCAGCGACTGGTACCTGGTGGTGAAGGTGAGCAGCGCGGTGACCACCAAGCAGGTGGGCGAGCTCATGGCACGCTCGCTGCTGTTCTTCGCCCTGGCGGGCATCGTGCTGGCGGCCGTGCTCGTGGTGGTGTACCGCTCGGTGCAGAACGCGCGCATCGCCCGCGAGTCCGAGAAGGCCAAGTCGGCGTTTCTGGCCAACATGAGTCACGAGATCCGCACGCCGCTCAACGGCCTGGTGGGCCTGCAATACCTCATGCGGCAGAACCTGGGCGACAAGGCCAAGGTGGCCGAGTACCTCGACCAGGCCGACGTGTCGGCCGAGTACCTGAAAAGCGTCATTACCGACGTGCTGGACATGAGCAAGATAGAAAGCGGCCAGATGGAGCTGTACCCGCAGCCGTTCGACCTGGGGAGCATGCTGCGCGACATCGACGTGCTTATCGGCTCGCAGGCCAAGGCGCGCAACCTGAGCTTCGCCATCGATGCCGGAGGCGTGCAGGCGCCGCGCGTCGTCGGCGACGAGATGCGCATCAAGCAGTCCATCGTGAACCTGCTGGGCAACTCGCTCAAGTTCACGCCGGAAGGAGGCGCCATCACGCTCTGTGCTCTCCAGACGCCGGCCACCGAAGGATTCATTACCACGTTCACGGTGTCCGACACCGGCTGCGGCATGTCGCCGGAGTTCCTCGAGCGTATCTGGGAGCCCTTCGAGCAGGAGAGGCGCACCGCCTCGCGCAACGGCACGGGCCTGGGCACCGCGCTCACCAAGGTGCTGGTGGAGAAGATGGGCGGCACCATCAGCGTGAAAAGCCAGCTGGGGCAGGGCTCGACGTTCACCATCGACGTGCCGCTGCCCCTTGCGGAGGAGCAGGACGATACCGCCGCCCGGTCGCACGAGGGGCGCGACGAGGTCACGCTGGAGGGCATGCGCGTGCTGGTGGCCGAGGACAACGACGTGAACCGCATGATCATCGAGGACATCCTGGCCGACGAGGGTTGCGACGTCACCGCCGTGTGCGACGGGCGGCAGGCTGTGGACGCCTTCGTCGACAGCGACCTGGACGCGTTCGGCGTGGTGCTGCTGGATTTGCAGATGCCGGTGATGACCGGCTACGAGGCCGCCGAGGCCATCCGCGCGCTCGATAGGCCCGACGGCGCGCGCGTGCCCATTCTGGCGCTCACCGCCAATGCGTTCCATGAGGACGTGGAGCACGCCAAGCGCTGCGGCATCGACGAGGTGGTAACGAAGCCGCTCGACGTGGGGCTTCTGCTGGACAAGCTGAAAGTGGTGGACGACGCGGCGAAACGCGCCGACGGCGGCCGGGCGGGGCAGGCGGACGCATCCCCTGCGGCCCCGGTGGATAAGGAGGAACCACGATGA
- a CDS encoding HD domain-containing phosphohydrolase encodes MSAGKRQTILIVDDTALNRSLLSDILSQEYDILEARDGVEAVELLRRKEGAISLLLLDIVMPNMDGFDVLAYLHRHNWSAEIPVIVISAETSPAYIRKGFELGVVDYVNRPFDPEVVLQRVRNTIALYAKQSRLKDLVVEQVGEREKTNTLMVDILSTIVEFRNGESGLHVTRIRIITELLLEAMKRRFPEYELTPSKIALISNAAALHDIGKIATPEEILNKPGRLTPEEFEIMKEHAAVGDDMLAGLHFGKDEHLVQYARQICRWHHERWDGGGYPDGLVGAQIPVAAQAVSLADVYDALVSARVYKPPYTHEQAIAMITNGECGAFNPDLLQCFLDDADYIKEMVRIRSDGSNEVFDVGKLSREVMERTAPGLSDRTVLLLERERVKTAFFASLEEGVLFDFDPGSDTLVFSGTQRAQFGLPEIVVGIADADVPPQVKPAFGLVRDAVYAATEDNPVANVEFEAVDVEGVRHACLATFRVIWLTDGGLPRRMGTVGRLKVVDGSA; translated from the coding sequence ATGAGCGCAGGCAAGCGACAGACCATCCTCATCGTGGACGACACGGCGCTGAACCGGTCGTTGCTCTCCGACATCCTCTCGCAGGAATACGACATCTTAGAGGCGCGCGACGGCGTGGAGGCCGTGGAGTTGCTGCGCCGCAAGGAAGGCGCCATCTCGCTGCTTCTGCTGGACATCGTCATGCCGAACATGGACGGCTTCGACGTGCTGGCCTACCTGCACCGCCACAACTGGAGCGCCGAGATACCCGTCATTGTGATTTCGGCCGAGACCTCGCCCGCCTACATCCGCAAGGGCTTCGAGCTGGGCGTGGTGGACTACGTGAATCGCCCGTTCGACCCCGAGGTGGTGCTGCAACGCGTGCGCAACACCATCGCGCTGTACGCGAAACAGAGCCGGCTCAAAGACCTCGTGGTTGAGCAGGTGGGCGAGCGCGAGAAAACGAACACGCTCATGGTGGACATCCTGAGCACCATCGTGGAGTTCCGCAACGGCGAATCAGGGTTGCACGTCACGCGCATCCGCATCATCACCGAGCTATTGCTGGAGGCCATGAAGCGGCGCTTCCCCGAATACGAGCTCACGCCGTCGAAAATAGCGCTCATCTCCAACGCGGCGGCGCTGCACGATATAGGCAAAATTGCCACTCCCGAAGAGATTCTGAACAAGCCGGGCCGCCTGACGCCCGAAGAGTTCGAGATCATGAAGGAGCACGCCGCCGTGGGCGACGACATGTTGGCAGGGCTGCACTTCGGCAAAGACGAGCACTTGGTGCAGTACGCGCGCCAGATATGCCGTTGGCACCACGAGCGCTGGGACGGCGGCGGCTACCCCGACGGTCTGGTGGGAGCTCAGATTCCCGTGGCCGCGCAGGCGGTGTCGCTGGCCGACGTGTACGACGCCCTGGTAAGCGCGCGCGTGTACAAGCCGCCCTACACCCACGAGCAGGCTATCGCCATGATCACGAACGGCGAGTGTGGTGCGTTCAACCCCGACCTTTTGCAGTGCTTCCTCGACGACGCCGACTACATCAAAGAGATGGTGCGCATCCGCAGCGACGGCTCGAACGAGGTGTTCGACGTGGGAAAGCTCTCGCGCGAGGTGATGGAGCGCACCGCGCCGGGGCTGTCCGACCGTACGGTGTTGCTGCTGGAGCGCGAGCGCGTGAAGACGGCGTTTTTCGCGTCGCTTGAGGAAGGTGTGCTGTTCGACTTCGACCCGGGCAGCGATACGCTCGTGTTTTCGGGGACGCAGCGCGCGCAGTTCGGCCTGCCCGAGATAGTGGTGGGCATCGCCGATGCCGACGTGCCGCCCCAGGTGAAGCCCGCCTTCGGGCTGGTGCGCGACGCCGTGTACGCCGCGACGGAGGATAACCCGGTGGCGAACGTTGAATTCGAGGCCGTGGACGTGGAAGGCGTGCGCCATGCGTGCTTGGCCACGTTCCGGGTTATCTGGCTGACCGACGGCGGCCTGCCGCGCCGCATGGGGACGGTGGGGCGGCTCAAGGTTGTGGACGGCTCGGCATGA
- a CDS encoding Hpt domain-containing protein, which translates to MEVRELYETLGVPFEGVLAVLRKEDRIKVYLEQTVGDPSFAALADAMAARDYPAAFRAAHTIKGMGLNLMLNPLTDAAVPLVECLRSGSPDEAEAEALYGRLKKEGDNLAALVGGLS; encoded by the coding sequence ATGGAGGTACGGGAGCTATACGAAACGCTGGGCGTTCCCTTCGAGGGAGTGCTTGCCGTGCTGCGCAAGGAGGATCGCATCAAGGTCTACCTCGAGCAGACGGTGGGCGACCCGTCGTTCGCCGCGCTCGCCGACGCCATGGCCGCGCGCGACTACCCGGCGGCGTTCCGGGCGGCCCACACCATCAAGGGCATGGGCCTGAACCTCATGCTGAACCCGCTCACGGACGCTGCGGTGCCGTTGGTGGAATGCCTTCGCAGCGGCTCGCCCGACGAAGCCGAGGCAGAGGCGCTGTACGGCCGGCTCAAGAAGGAGGGCGACAACCTGGCCGCCTTGGTGGGCGGCCTCTCGTGA
- a CDS encoding GGDEF domain-containing protein translates to MSGIAYLQVDAITVLVLAILLVNSALRLPYSQTNKLFRILVVLLMAASACDAVSWTCDGWAPAWALYGVNVALGLLSGAVSFTWFLYVCAVAFDYEAFFRRRLLIFAVSLPALAFGVVALSAPWTHALFTIDGTGHYQEGTRYYLLYALGYSYVVAASAIALVRAARETFPWKRRRLYDLAAFVVPPFFGAVLQVVLDGIAVLLPSMALSVLLVYVALQRDEISLDGLTGLSNRASLESTLEHRCGEAASQPWCLVMLDIDQFKWVNDRYGHVAGDEVLRTMAHALKIVFGRKSAFLARFGGDEFVVLYDGAGEDEARGAIAEVARTLESLWTQRGWFASVGFSAGYAPVAKGERCDPEELLERADALMYRDKQRERQDVSRG, encoded by the coding sequence ATGAGCGGCATAGCGTATCTGCAGGTGGATGCCATCACCGTGTTGGTGCTGGCCATCCTGTTGGTGAACTCGGCGCTGCGCCTGCCGTACTCGCAGACGAACAAGCTCTTCCGCATCCTCGTGGTGCTGCTGATGGCGGCCTCGGCGTGCGATGCGGTGTCGTGGACGTGCGACGGATGGGCGCCCGCGTGGGCGCTGTACGGGGTTAACGTCGCGCTCGGTCTGCTGTCGGGCGCCGTGTCGTTCACCTGGTTCCTCTACGTGTGCGCCGTCGCCTTCGACTACGAGGCCTTCTTCCGGAGGCGGCTGCTTATCTTCGCGGTGTCGCTGCCGGCCCTCGCCTTCGGGGTCGTCGCGCTCTCCGCGCCGTGGACGCACGCCCTGTTCACCATCGACGGCACCGGCCATTACCAGGAGGGCACGCGCTACTACCTCCTGTACGCGCTGGGGTACAGCTATGTGGTGGCGGCTTCGGCGATAGCCCTGGTCCGCGCCGCGCGCGAGACGTTTCCCTGGAAGCGCCGCCGGCTGTACGACCTGGCCGCGTTCGTGGTGCCGCCGTTTTTCGGCGCCGTTTTGCAGGTGGTGCTGGACGGGATCGCGGTGCTGCTGCCGTCGATGGCCCTTTCCGTGCTGCTGGTGTACGTGGCCCTGCAGCGCGACGAGATCTCGCTCGACGGGCTGACGGGCCTGAGCAACCGGGCGAGCCTCGAGAGCACGCTCGAGCACCGCTGCGGCGAGGCGGCGTCGCAGCCCTGGTGCCTCGTCATGCTCGACATCGACCAGTTCAAGTGGGTGAACGACCGCTACGGGCACGTGGCGGGCGACGAGGTCCTGCGCACCATGGCCCACGCGCTCAAGATCGTGTTCGGGCGGAAGTCGGCCTTTCTGGCCCGCTTCGGCGGCGACGAGTTCGTCGTGCTGTACGACGGCGCCGGCGAGGACGAGGCGCGCGGGGCCATCGCCGAGGTGGCGCGCACGCTCGAGAGCCTGTGGACGCAGCGGGGATGGTTCGCCTCGGTGGGGTTCAGCGCGGGCTACGCGCCGGTTGCGAAGGGGGAGCGCTGCGACCCCGAGGAGCTGCTCGAACGCGCCGACGCCCTCATGTACCGCGACAAGCAACGCGAGCGGCAGGATGTAAGCCGCGGCTGA
- a CDS encoding GGDEF domain-containing protein, translating to MGIAAQVNIYFFPLMVLAIMWYDSLVSGPRDRSARLFRASLAFSFAAMALEATMWFMNGEGGFPCELVLGLNTAYLLVAGASTLLWPAYLHVQLRGNRSLLSSRRLAFAVIAPYVVMAALVLSNIVTGLIFTVDAVEGYRRGPLFFLPYALMMAYLAAGFTSALVARSRQASASARNRALFLALVGLLPIVGAVVQMSFYGWWLMWPSVVVMLLLVYLTIQNRRLESDPLTGLGNRRAFDRRLQAQLHRPGDSGWCLMVIDVDGLKIINDTRGHAAGDEALCRMADALRATFGASDSFIARFGGDEFAVIAPCAGNEGAEALVARLGREALAVGSGLDGVALEFSAGFVLGHADDDPAALVKRADEAMYRCKEARRHASASGRVFAGTAGRDGA from the coding sequence TTGGGCATCGCCGCGCAGGTTAACATCTATTTCTTCCCCCTCATGGTGCTGGCCATCATGTGGTACGACAGCCTCGTGAGCGGCCCGCGCGACCGCTCCGCGAGGCTGTTCCGCGCCTCGCTCGCGTTCTCGTTCGCCGCCATGGCGCTTGAGGCGACCATGTGGTTCATGAACGGCGAGGGCGGGTTCCCTTGCGAGCTCGTCCTGGGGCTGAATACGGCCTACCTGCTGGTGGCTGGCGCGAGCACGCTTCTGTGGCCCGCCTACCTGCACGTGCAGCTGCGCGGGAACCGCAGCCTTCTGAGCAGCCGCCGCCTCGCGTTCGCGGTCATAGCGCCCTACGTCGTGATGGCCGCGCTCGTGCTCTCGAACATCGTCACCGGCCTCATCTTCACGGTGGACGCCGTGGAGGGGTACCGGCGCGGGCCGCTGTTCTTCCTGCCGTACGCGCTGATGATGGCGTACCTCGCGGCCGGATTCACGTCGGCGCTCGTCGCGCGCTCCCGGCAGGCTTCGGCCAGCGCTCGGAACCGGGCGCTCTTCCTGGCGCTGGTGGGGCTGCTGCCCATCGTGGGCGCCGTCGTGCAGATGTCCTTCTACGGCTGGTGGCTCATGTGGCCGAGCGTGGTGGTCATGCTGCTTCTGGTGTACCTCACCATCCAGAACAGGCGCCTCGAGAGCGACCCGCTCACCGGCCTCGGCAACCGCCGCGCGTTCGACCGCCGGCTGCAGGCGCAGCTGCATCGGCCCGGCGACAGCGGCTGGTGCTTGATGGTGATCGACGTGGACGGGCTGAAGATCATCAACGACACGCGCGGCCACGCGGCGGGCGACGAGGCGCTCTGCCGCATGGCCGACGCCCTGCGCGCCACGTTCGGCGCGAGCGATTCGTTCATCGCGCGGTTCGGCGGCGACGAGTTCGCCGTCATCGCCCCCTGCGCGGGCAACGAGGGGGCCGAGGCGCTCGTGGCGCGCCTGGGGCGCGAGGCGCTCGCCGTGGGCTCGGGGCTCGACGGGGTGGCGCTCGAGTTCAGCGCGGGATTCGTGCTCGGCCATGCCGACGACGACCCTGCGGCGCTGGTGAAACGGGCCGACGAGGCGATGTACCGCTGCAAGGAGGCGCGCCGGCACGCGAGCGCCTCCGGGCGCGTGTTCGCGGGGACGGCGGGGAGGGACGGCGCATGA
- a CDS encoding 4Fe-4S binding protein, with translation MKTHMKMARIVVAAGVLALAVVSAHLGGGAAVGTLCALCPVGFAQIAVAAKSVPWALLPGVLAVLAIVFLLGRAFCAWLCPSQLLKNVFGGHAPRGILGRGGKAPAVAFGCSSCGSASLKSQGAVLAVLLAVSFAVGFPVFCLLCPIGLVFGTLWALNRVFVLLQPGWELVIFPLMLLAELFLFKRWCAAICPLGFFFGLVGRLRAKLGFGVRPAADCTTCISHEGCRTCSTVCPEDIDVAHPGTAALDSCTFCLDCMENCPTSSIKLALGTAQPGSEQPAEAPAPEDATPSTR, from the coding sequence ATGAAGACGCATATGAAGATGGCCCGCATCGTCGTGGCCGCGGGCGTGCTCGCGCTGGCCGTCGTGTCGGCCCACCTGGGCGGCGGCGCGGCGGTCGGGACGCTCTGCGCGCTCTGCCCCGTGGGGTTCGCCCAGATCGCGGTGGCCGCCAAGAGCGTGCCGTGGGCGCTGCTGCCCGGCGTGCTGGCGGTGCTCGCCATCGTGTTTCTGCTCGGGCGGGCGTTCTGCGCGTGGCTGTGCCCCTCGCAGCTGCTGAAAAACGTGTTCGGCGGCCATGCGCCGCGCGGCATCCTCGGGCGCGGCGGGAAGGCTCCCGCAGTCGCCTTCGGTTGCTCGTCGTGCGGCAGCGCCAGCCTGAAATCGCAGGGCGCGGTGCTCGCCGTGCTGCTGGCCGTGTCCTTCGCCGTCGGGTTCCCGGTGTTCTGCCTGCTGTGCCCCATCGGGCTCGTGTTCGGCACGCTCTGGGCGCTGAACCGCGTGTTCGTGCTCTTGCAGCCGGGCTGGGAGCTCGTGATATTCCCGCTCATGCTGCTGGCCGAACTCTTCCTGTTCAAGCGCTGGTGCGCGGCCATCTGCCCGCTCGGGTTCTTCTTCGGGCTGGTGGGCAGGCTGCGCGCGAAGCTCGGCTTCGGCGTCCGTCCGGCGGCTGACTGCACCACGTGCATCTCGCACGAAGGCTGCCGCACGTGCTCGACGGTGTGCCCGGAGGACATCGACGTCGCGCATCCCGGTACGGCCGCGCTCGACAGCTGCACGTTCTGTCTCGACTGCATGGAGAACTGCCCCACGAGCTCCATCAAGCTCGCGCTGGGGACGGCGCAGCCGGGTTCGGAGCAGCCGGCCGAGGCTCCCGCGCCCGAAGACGCGACCCCTTCAACGCGCTGA
- a CDS encoding 4Fe-4S dicluster domain-containing protein, with amino-acid sequence MGVEEISRRGFLAAGVAGAAMVGVGGFGAVTRQADAAFVRPPGAASNAQVAAACDRCQKCLQACPYGIVTPVPLSESLVAYGTPTLSFEHGCCDFCMKCVEACPTGALSFGGPLERDLGVAVVLRDACVAWDWAGCTVCKDECPVEGAITLDDHDRPIVHADYCDGCGKCEQVCPSASLRAYDASVASKGIVVVSRASEAAWAEGAVSSGELAAGRFAKAAQPLAPHDKGVHPDGPDNTREAGGAA; translated from the coding sequence ATGGGTGTGGAAGAGATTTCCCGGCGCGGCTTTCTGGCCGCGGGGGTGGCGGGTGCGGCGATGGTGGGCGTCGGCGGGTTCGGCGCGGTGACGCGGCAGGCCGACGCGGCGTTCGTGCGGCCTCCGGGCGCGGCATCGAACGCGCAGGTGGCGGCCGCGTGCGACCGCTGCCAGAAGTGCCTGCAGGCATGCCCCTACGGCATCGTGACGCCCGTGCCGCTGTCCGAGAGCCTGGTGGCCTACGGCACGCCGACGCTGTCGTTCGAGCACGGCTGCTGCGACTTCTGCATGAAGTGCGTCGAGGCGTGCCCCACCGGCGCGCTTTCGTTCGGCGGGCCGCTCGAGCGCGACCTGGGCGTGGCCGTGGTGCTGCGCGACGCGTGCGTGGCCTGGGACTGGGCCGGCTGCACCGTGTGCAAGGACGAGTGCCCGGTGGAGGGCGCCATCACGCTGGACGACCACGACCGTCCCATCGTGCACGCGGATTACTGCGACGGCTGCGGCAAGTGCGAGCAGGTGTGCCCTTCGGCGTCGCTGCGCGCCTACGACGCGAGCGTTGCGAGCAAGGGCATCGTGGTGGTGTCGCGCGCGAGCGAGGCCGCGTGGGCCGAGGGCGCCGTATCGAGCGGCGAGCTGGCGGCGGGCCGTTTCGCCAAGGCCGCGCAGCCGCTCGCGCCGCACGATAAGGGCGTGCATCCGGACGGGCCTGACAACACGCGCGAGGCGGGAGGAGCGGCATGA
- a CDS encoding molecular chaperone TorD family protein, with protein sequence MTETMPAELADNLIDFCENRRRVYALLSRCYERELDAPFAKELAEAALESDDPALAEGFAALKADLAACDDAALEELAVVFNRAFFGMGPRTAQKAFPYESVYTSEGGLMMQDAYSEVLGLYRAAGFAKDPGFTEPEDHLAIELAFMALLCGRAVEALRAGDEAGAERQLRAQASFAREHLLNWVPVFACEMRAAAEGGFYEHLASFTEAYLDADARALAEVVE encoded by the coding sequence ATGACCGAAACCATGCCAGCCGAGCTGGCGGACAACCTCATCGACTTCTGCGAGAACCGCCGCCGCGTGTACGCGCTGCTCTCGCGCTGCTACGAGAGGGAGCTGGACGCCCCCTTCGCAAAGGAGCTTGCCGAGGCGGCCCTCGAGTCCGACGACCCGGCGCTTGCCGAGGGCTTCGCCGCCCTCAAGGCCGACCTCGCCGCGTGCGACGACGCCGCGCTCGAGGAGCTGGCCGTCGTGTTCAACCGCGCGTTCTTCGGGATGGGCCCGCGCACCGCGCAGAAGGCGTTCCCCTACGAGTCGGTGTACACGAGCGAGGGCGGCCTCATGATGCAGGACGCCTACAGCGAGGTGCTGGGCCTCTACCGCGCGGCCGGCTTCGCGAAGGACCCAGGCTTCACCGAGCCGGAGGACCACCTGGCCATCGAGCTGGCCTTCATGGCGCTTCTCTGCGGGCGCGCGGTGGAGGCCCTGCGGGCGGGCGACGAGGCGGGCGCCGAGCGGCAGCTGCGCGCCCAGGCCTCCTTCGCGCGCGAGCACCTGCTGAACTGGGTGCCCGTCTTCGCCTGCGAAATGCGCGCGGCGGCCGAAGGCGGGTTCTACGAGCACCTGGCTTCGTTCACCGAGGCGTATCTGGACGCCGACGCGCGAGCGCTCGCCGAGGTCGTGGAGTAA